CATTCCACAGCTTATCCCGTATGACGTCACACCAATCACGAAGTACATGCACTCGCCGATGTCGAGATGTAATGGTCCACCACTATCGCCCTGGAAGATATTAAAAATGGTATCAAATTcgtgctttaaaaaaatagtgtgtATTAGTAATCCACTAGGCTTGCGGATGGAGATAAAAATTCTGAGACTGTCACGACTAATTCTTAAGTTATTGTGtgctacaaaaatgtttatcacTTGCTAAAACGGTGTAGAAGGAACCTTTAATTTTTACGTGGCTATTGCATCAGGGGTTATAAATATGGGACTCCCTCTCAGAAGGGCGGGTAACTTCTAACTACCGAAGCATGTACCGCAAGCCGCATACCACGCGGTTGCCCCAATTAAGGGGTCCCTCACAGTGGCTCAGTAAATAGCAGCTAACAGCCTAGATATTGAAACATTTCACGGAAGGGAACTGCGTGTGTGGTGAATGGAACACAATGCCTCCCATTTTGGGAGAACGTCTTTGCCCCATAATAGCTCATAATATTTGGTAAATTTACTGCCTCTGTTATAGTGATGCAGGCGaatgctgatcatgaggtcgcGGGTTAGATTACTGGGTCGGGCTTTTTTATTCTATAGACTCTTGCCCGTAGTACATGAGAGTGCCATTGTTTACATCGAAACGAGAGTGTTCCATAACCCTCTGCTCTAATCTTAGGGTATAACAGTCGTACACATTACTTATGTATGTTAGTATTTTACGTATTACggtaaacatttaaattaattacctcGCAAGTGTCGCCACTTGTTTCTCTCTCCCCAAAACACATTTGAGTTTGATTGTCGTAGCCGTTCTTGAGGTTACGATGTGGAGGGTACAAAGTAGAACATTCTTCGTCCTCAAACTTATTTATCtgaatctataaaaataataagtttcagGGCTAGATCCACAGTTTACATATAAATGATAACCTCACTTTTACTGCCAgcaaaggtaaaaaaaaatgtcccgATGGCAGCAATTTACATCAGATAACACCTTGTAAGACCGTATCCAGAAGGGGCGAATTCGTTGTCGCGTGCTACCGAGAAACCAGGCGTCGATACCTACATAGTCAAGATTCGCGCGAGTTAAAATTCGAGAGAAAAAATCGCGGTGAATTCGCCTGTAGAGGCCTCGAGCTGCTTCTTCTTGTCCATAACTTATCGACGCGGCTAACGGAAGTTAAAGTTCATAACAttctctatttatttttagcacAGAATGCTATGACAAATGTCTTAatggtaggtacctattgaGAAGTTCAAGACTATAAACTCAGAAGCCACGCCCCGAGCTTAGTGACATACGTACCACTTGTAAATGGTCTGCTAAGTCCGCTTTAGGTCCAAGACGACCCCATCCTGGTGCTGAAGCCCACTTACCTAGAGGTAAATTATCAAATTTGCCCCGCTCGTTCAGGCACGCAGGCATAAGTgctttactaaaatttattctgTAACAAGGGAAACGATTGAATAGGCTAAAAAATGTACGATACTATGGACTCTATTCCTGCCATtcctggtttctgaggttcatttagtggtagtttatctattcaaactgtaatGTTTATGTCAGTTTGAACGTTATtgaatataggtacctataaactaccgctaaatgtaggtaggtacctcaTAAACCGGGGCCGCGGGGGCAAGAGGTTTGCTTCggttgtttataatttttcttttcagatcTTACCTTCCCAACTTTGATAGTTATCACAATATTGGTGTTTTGTTATGACCACAATTTTATagagatttattatttatggacTGGtttgaatatgtatttaattataagacGAAATCCATCACAATCGGCATGAGAATTTGgtatttatgaatgtaaaagATCAAATCACAAACGTACTAACTACTCTCATTTTGCATCTTGCAGTTAGATCAACAAGCTATTTGACTTCTTAGTAAGTAGCTATTACCCCCCGTTCAATGAGATCTCGGCCAAACAAAAGAAAGGTTTAGCATGTTGCTACCGCTCAGTGTAAATCATAgagaagaaaagaaaaatttGATCATGTTACGACTctcatacgttgaaggaaaacatcgtgatgaaaccttgcatgtaaGTATAAAAGTTCTATAACACATTCCTTGAGGGATGCAAAGTACCCAACCAGCGTGGAGGATTCAATGTCTTACCTTCCCTCgtccgggaggagacctttgcccagcagtggggcggtcatgggttaaaaataaGGAAGATTTCAGAGAAGACTAGTTTATACCTGCACTGTAGTGTAGATACACTTACTCGGTTTCCGTTTTAAGAAGAGCGATGTCGTGGTACTTGGCAGGTGCCGCGTAAAGTGGATGTTTTATGATAGATGCTATTTTGTAAACCCTCCAGTATTTGCTCAATTCTTCTCGTTTGAGTATTCCTAGGCCAGCGTATGTTACGCTACCTCtgaaaaaaagtaataagttaTAAAACGTGTTATGACATTCGTCAATGGTAAAATGCAGGTGCTATTTTATTCGTGTGTGGTCGCTCCAACACTGCCAGTGCATGGGAgaccgtgggttcgattcccacacggaataattatttgcacgatctacaaatagttgtttcgggtaaggttgtactttatgtccgtggtttgtaaaagtccccgcgacccAAGAGCGAttcctagtgcgggagttgtctttaaaatagaaatatggAATAAATCCTCTCGGCACCGAAGATTTGCcatgaaattattaaatattgacCTCCGTGCGTCGATTTAACTTTTACTGGTTGAATCGAATAAATACTAACCCACAGGTATAAGCGATTGAAAAAATTAAGAGTGTGTTTGTACGTGATGGCAACACATAGCATTAatagggtctcagcacacatatgggatcggaaagggaacgtcaccgtatcgcctcgagccgttcagaatggtttgtattaaactccctactgcaacgcacactaatcggaataataacgtaatcgcctcgcctcggaacaggctccgaacttgaattcccgcgcttacggctcatcgtccccgcgcttacgtctctccgtccccgcgcttacgtctctccgtacccgagctcacatctcttcgtccaccctttcccctttcccctcccgcgacttgcctgctaaagacgccgccattcgcaaggagtatttcattcgtgttgcgcgtatgttttatttaaaattttaagttcgattcaaacacaaaataacgatgcaaagggagaaacttattgaagaagtgagaaaatatccataagcgaggcgtaagcgcggtgtcgcctagccgtagccgagttgacgtacaggcgctgctgatacgctttcgttacgtgcatacggtaggttgacgcctggttgacagcgaggcgaaaggcgttacggttacgatccctttccgatcccatatgtgtgctgagacccatAACGTCCTGGGCAGCTGTCTGGTTTCAAGGAGACCGGCTAGAAAGATAACAATGAAACAAACTTACATTTTGGGCGCTGACGAACAGTGCGCTGCTGTCAGGATAAACCATTCACTTATCACCGTACCTCCACATAACCACTGAGCTGAATCACGATCTTTACCATACCCGAGAAGCGCCTAAacaagaaaacataatattcttatcaTCAGACTAGtctttttccaactatgttggagtcggcttccaggcTCACCCGATGCAAAAGTACctacaagtattttatattaagcgTCTGcttattggacctccacaacccaattacctgaGTTAAAatacgatacccctcggtaagactatTCATAAAACTACACCTTGTctgtataggtaggtactacagaacttcataatattgtgtttttgtattaatttttcaaCCCTGTTTGACTAAATGTAGGTACCAATGGATCTGAATCAAGTGAAATAAGTTTAAGCCAAGCAGTAATGTCAAGAGGAATAATACAATGGCCGTGCAgctttgtagggatcgtagcaagcgACGATTTTTAGTCTCGGTCCACTCCTCTGGGAAAAAGACGGgattttatgtatctatgtgagtgaatgtataaaatgtttgttaccaTGTGTGGAAACTGATTTTTTTTAGCAGGAACACCAATATAGACGGGTGTTAAAGAAGTGATTTGTATGTTATCACATTGATCCACGTCGTTCCAATCTTGCCagtattttttacgattttccCCGCGGCACGGGTACGGCAGCGTCCTGAAGTACTCCAAACATTCTTGGAGAGAAGAACATTTCagttagtaaattaataataataataataaataaatgttattggacaactcacacacggtcatttgattccaaactaagcagagcttgtactatggtaaccaaataagtgataaacatacttatatacttctaaatacatacttatatagataaattgacatccaggttcagaacaaatactcgtgcttatcacacaaagatttgtcccgggtgggattcaaacccaccacacgcggcgctacggcactgcgccaaacgtgcagttaccCATTTATTGTTAACccattattaaattaaaattttatttctaagccCCCAAGCCGCAattggccggcgtggtggactcattacgggaggtgacccttgtccagcagtggaacagtgatgggaaaaataaaatttctctGATTTTTTATTGGGGGAAAGGTAAATGTTaccataatctatactaatattataaagctgaagagt
This Anticarsia gemmatalis isolate Benzon Research Colony breed Stoneville strain chromosome 25, ilAntGemm2 primary, whole genome shotgun sequence DNA region includes the following protein-coding sequences:
- the LOC142983993 gene encoding granzyme-like protein 1, encoding MWLFNVILVYLFAVIVCEELNLPEGSPCNVKKIVSNYPGTCVSLYKCQSAAMIKTTLDAGFKGYYMPPICSYKPDGEPIVCCTDCDVDNDETMRNYAAFVYGAYYKRAGSISWTKCLEYFRTLPYPCRGENRKKYWQDWNDVDQCDNIQITSLTPVYIGVPAKKNQFPHMALLGYGKDRDSAQWLCGGTVISEWFILTAAHCSSAPKIGSVTYAGLGILKREELSKYWRVYKIASIIKHPLYAAPAKYHDIALLKTETEINFSKALMPACLNERGKFDNLPLGKWASAPGWGRLGPKADLADHLQVIQINKFEDEECSTLYPPHRNLKNGYDNQTQMCFGERETSGDTCEGDSGGPLHLDIGECMYFVIGVTSYGISCGMEGNAGMYTKVSYYVPWIESIVWPDE